From a region of the Gossypium raimondii isolate GPD5lz chromosome 10, ASM2569854v1, whole genome shotgun sequence genome:
- the LOC105776814 gene encoding F-box protein SKIP14 isoform X2 — translation MPFFKSFPLNFRSIQSAEKYPEDVLSFGDEDMVSVDQENEEFQDCEVRAEGHEGTPHEALILALGYLGVRDIFVIENVCTSLRSVVQNDPLLWRDIHINPPLNEKITDDVLLQITGRGQGSLQCLSLVDCQRITDEGLKHVVENNPKLIKPCFQ, via the exons atgccATTTTTCAAATCTTTTCCTTTGAATTTCAGATCCATTCAGAGTGCTGAAAAATATCCAG AGGATGTTTTGTCTTTTGGGGATGAAGATATGGTTTCGGTTGATCAGGAAAATGAAGAATTTCAGGACTGTGAGGTTCGTGCTGAGGGACATGAAGGAACCCCTCATGAAGCTCTTATTTTGGCGCTTGGCTATTTGGGTGTGCGGGATATTTTTGTTATTGAGAATGTTTGCACATCTCTGCGATCTGTAGTTCAGAATGATCCTCTTTTATGGAGGGATATTCACATAAATCCGCCACTGAATGAGAAGATTACGGATGATGTTCTTTTACAAATAACTGGTAGAGGCCAAGGAAGCTTGCAATGCTTGAGCCTGGTTGATTGCCAAAGGATTACTGATGAAGGTCTTAAGCATGTCGTTGAAAATAATCCAAAGCTAATCAAG CCATGCTTCCAATAA
- the LOC105776814 gene encoding F-box protein SKIP14 isoform X1, with protein MENILIASFLLQHELSDNAIASCIENEEDVLSFGDEDMVSVDQENEEFQDCEVRAEGHEGTPHEALILALGYLGVRDIFVIENVCTSLRSVVQNDPLLWRDIHINPPLNEKITDDVLLQITGRGQGSLQCLSLVDCQRITDEGLKHVVENNPKLIKPCFQ; from the exons ATGGAAAATATTCTTATTGCTAGCTTTTTACTTCAGCATGAGTTGTCAGATAATGCCATAGCTAGTTGCATTGAAAATGAAG AGGATGTTTTGTCTTTTGGGGATGAAGATATGGTTTCGGTTGATCAGGAAAATGAAGAATTTCAGGACTGTGAGGTTCGTGCTGAGGGACATGAAGGAACCCCTCATGAAGCTCTTATTTTGGCGCTTGGCTATTTGGGTGTGCGGGATATTTTTGTTATTGAGAATGTTTGCACATCTCTGCGATCTGTAGTTCAGAATGATCCTCTTTTATGGAGGGATATTCACATAAATCCGCCACTGAATGAGAAGATTACGGATGATGTTCTTTTACAAATAACTGGTAGAGGCCAAGGAAGCTTGCAATGCTTGAGCCTGGTTGATTGCCAAAGGATTACTGATGAAGGTCTTAAGCATGTCGTTGAAAATAATCCAAAGCTAATCAAG CCATGCTTCCAATAA
- the LOC105776814 gene encoding F-box protein SKIP14 isoform X3, whose product MKENEEFQDCEVRAEGHEGTPHEALILALGYLGVRDIFVIENVCTSLRSVVQNDPLLWRDIHINPPLNEKITDDVLLQITGRGQGSLQCLSLVDCQRITDEGLKHVVENNPKLIKPCFQ is encoded by the exons ATGAAG GAAAATGAAGAATTTCAGGACTGTGAGGTTCGTGCTGAGGGACATGAAGGAACCCCTCATGAAGCTCTTATTTTGGCGCTTGGCTATTTGGGTGTGCGGGATATTTTTGTTATTGAGAATGTTTGCACATCTCTGCGATCTGTAGTTCAGAATGATCCTCTTTTATGGAGGGATATTCACATAAATCCGCCACTGAATGAGAAGATTACGGATGATGTTCTTTTACAAATAACTGGTAGAGGCCAAGGAAGCTTGCAATGCTTGAGCCTGGTTGATTGCCAAAGGATTACTGATGAAGGTCTTAAGCATGTCGTTGAAAATAATCCAAAGCTAATCAAG CCATGCTTCCAATAA
- the LOC105776812 gene encoding receptor-like protein 19 — MFFQLSNLTFLDLSNMSLLIGSHNKSRTFPQLETLELSSCNLTEFPEFIKSQNKLTSLDLSNNRFHGLVPNWLWKSTLGVLDLSSNAIDIPNQFPFDDVNSSFPMLSSLWLRHCNISTFPAFLRSQESLQYLDLSNNNISGAVPNWAWKKSMQYLDLSNNKLEGKLPRSLANCTMLYFLNLGNNTLHDTFPLWLGNLPGLMDLLLPENRFYGPIKHLENNFSALEILDIASNNFSSQLSIEFFQATHQLKTLKINGNNLEGKLPRSLANCRNLVVLDLGKNMIHGTFPYWLVKLPLLKVLILRSNRFYGSIKIFGDGNAFPMLHILDLASNNFSGEISVEFFQSLRGMMVIDDNKAKPRYVGDNYYYQDSVTIVNRGYGIFYPKILTLLTCLDLSNNNFHGRILEEVQDLKSLHVLNLSYNSFFGPIPSALGSLTELESLDLSQNSLSGKIPPQLTSLTFLAVLNLSYNQLDGSIPQSKQFGTFLNDSYRGNPRLFGVPLTKKCNEVDLQMLPPKEGEDSRIDGLSVWKVVLMGYGCGLVIGFSIGYTVLNEFGNKWMASLIRNWNRKRRRSR; from the coding sequence ATGTTTTTCCAACTCAGCAACTTGACGTTTCTCGACCTATCCAACATGAGCTTGTTAATTGGAAGCCACAACAAAAGCCGTACTTTTCCCCAATTAGAGACACTAGAGCTAAGCTCATGCAACCTTACTGAATTTCCAGAATTCATCAAAAGCCAAAACAAGTTGACTTCCCTAGATCTTTCTAACAATCGATTCCACGGTCTTGTTCCAAATTGGTTGTGGAAGAGCACACTTGGAGTGTTAGACCTTTCTTCCAATGCGATTGATATTCCAAATCAGTTTCCTTTTGATGATGTGAATTCCTCCTTTCCAATGCTGAGTTCGTTGTGGTTGCGACATTGTAATATAAGTACGTTTCCAGCATTTCTGAGGAGTCAAGAGAGCTTACAATATCTTGACCTTTCAAATAACAACATAAGCGGGGCAGTACCAAATTGGGCGTGGAAGAAAAGTATGCAGTATTTGGATCTTTCCAACAATAAATTGGAAGGAAAGTTGCCAAGGTCATTAGCCAATTGCACAATGCTCTACTTTTTAAACCTTGGAAACAATACTCTTCACGACACATTTCCTTTGTGGTTGGGAAACTTGCCTGGCTTGATGGATCTTCTACTGCCAGAAAATAGGTTTTATGGTCCAATTAAacatttggaaaataatttctCAGCATTGGAAATACTAGACATTGCTTCCAATAATTTTTCTAGTCAACTATCGATTGAATTCTTCCAAGCCACTCATCAGCTAAAGACACTCAAAATCAACGGGAACAACTTGGAAGGGAAGTTGCCAAGGTCTTTAGCCAATTGCAGAAACCTTGTAGTTTTGGATCTTGGGAAAAATATGATACATGGTACATTTCCTTACTGGTTAGTGAAGTTGCCTCTCTTGAAGGTTCTTATACTAAGATCCAATAGATTTTATGGTTCCATTAAAATTTTCGGAGATGGAAATGCTTTCCCAATGCTACATATACTAGATCTTGCTTCCAATAACTTTTCAGGTGAGATATCTGTTGAATTTTTCCAATCTTTGAGGGGAATGATGGTGATTGATGACAACAAAGCTAAGCCAAGATATGTTGgagataattattattatcaagaTTCGGTGACAATTGTGAATAGAGGGTACGGAATTTTTTACCCGAAAATCTTAACCCTCCTTACTTGTCTCGACCTCTCCAATAATAACTTTCATGGGAGGATATTAGAAGAAGTACAAGACCTCAAGTCACTCCATGTGCTAAACTTGTCCTACAACAGCTTCTTTGGCCCCATTCCTTCAGCACTAGGAAGCTTAACCGAGCTCGAGTCATTGGATCTCTCCCAAAACAGTCTCTCCGGAAAGATTCCTCCACAGCTTACAAGCCTAACTTTTCTTGCAGTGTTGAATCTCTCTTACAACCAACTTGATGGAAGCATTCCCCAGAGCAAACAATTTGGTACATTTTTAAATGATTCCTACAGAGGAAACCCAAGATTGTTTGGGGTTCCTTTGACAAAGAAATGCAATGAAGTTGATTTGCAAATGCTGCCGCCAAAGGAGGGTGAAGATTCACGGATAGATGGTTTATCTGTTTGGAAAGTTGTGTTGATGGGGTATGGATGTGGATTGGTGATAGGATTTTCTATTGGATATACAGTGCTGAATGAGTTCGGAAATAAATGGATGGCTAGTTTAATTCGGAACTGGAATCGGAAACGGAGAAGATCTAGGTGA
- the LOC128033923 gene encoding receptor-like protein 7, with protein sequence MENLGILIALFFLFSSSTSLHPSSHTNLQNRCLVDQRSTLLQLQHHLYYAPNFTFSSKLDLWDPNTHCCSWKGVTCHALGHVIGIDLSYQNLSGSLHSIFNLHHLQRLNLAGNNFNTTLFQYGFGKLPNLTHLNLSASYFHGQIPEGISYLTRLVSLDLSYQRECYRRNDQSYDPFYPALKLEKPNFKTFMKNMRSLRELYLDGVNISSQSSQWCETTSLSLPKLSVLSMSACGLTGPFCSSLLKLRYLSKINLDSNTISYLPPKFSKISSPLVSLILAHCNLSGHFPAEFFLLPKIQRIDISWNSRLMGQLPEFPINNTLEVLSLTGANFSGSIPASIVLKQCSNNWYRAYFLRDHYTNSWLHQAFHHRTSSLQWRRLPHMGGQNEDLPTGFRSWEVVNSDVERAT encoded by the exons ATGGAGAATCTTGGTATCCTAATTGCACTGTTTTTCCTCTTCTCCTCCTCCACTTCCCTTCACCCATCTTCTCATACTAATCTCCAAAACCGTTGCCTTGTTGACCAGAGGTCTACTCTCCTACAATTGCAACATCATCTCTACTACGCCCCAAACTTCACTTTCTCTTCCAAACTTGACCTTTGGGATCCCAACACCCATTGTTGCTCTTGGAAAGGAGTTACATGCCATGCTCTTGGTCATGTGATTGGGATTGATCTCAGTTACCAAAACCTTTCAGGCAGCCTTCACTCCATTTTCAATCTCCATCACCTCCAACGCCTTAATCTTGCTGGAAACAATTTTAATACCACTCTGTTTCAGTATGGGTTTGGAAAACTCCCAAATTTAACTCATCTCAACCTCTCGGCCTCATATTTTCATGGCCAAATTCCGGAGGGGATTTCATACCTAACAAGGTTAGTCTCTCTTGACCTATCTTACCAACGTGAGTGCTATCGAAGAAATGATCAAAGTTATGATCCATTTTACCCTGCTTTGAAACTAGAGAAACCGAACTTCAAGACATTCATGAAGAACATGAGGTCTCTCAGAGAGCTGTATTTGGATGGAGTGAATATTTCAAGTCAAAGTAGTCAATGGTGTGAAACCACATCGTTGTCACTTCCTAAGCTGAGTGTTTTAAGCATGTCAGCCTGTGGTTTGACCGGTCCATTTTGTTCATCACTCTTAAAGCTTCGTTATCTTTCTAAAATTAACCTTGATTCTAATACAATCTCTTATTTGCCTCCCAAGTTTTCGAAAATTTCTTCTCCATTGGTTTCTCTTATTTTAGCACATTGCAATTTGAGTGGGCATTTTCCAGCAGAATTTTTCTTATTGCCCAAAATTCAAAGAATTGATATTTCATGGAACTCACGTCTCATGGGTCAGTTGCCAGAATTTCCAATTAACAACACTTTAGAGGTGTTGTCATTGACAGGTGCTAATTTTTCTGGATCTATTCCAGCATCAATTGTATTGAAGCAATG ctccaacaattggtatcgaGCTTATTTCTTAAGGGATCATTATACAAATTCATGGCTTCATCAAGCTTTTCACCACCGCACCTCAAGTCTTCAATGGAGAAGGCTACCACATATGGGTGGTCAAAATGAAGACCTACCTACAGGCTTTCGATCATGGGAGGTAGTCAACTCAGATGTTGAACGAGCCACTTAG